A window of Nicotiana tabacum cultivar K326 chromosome 24, ASM71507v2, whole genome shotgun sequence contains these coding sequences:
- the LOC107759872 gene encoding large ribosomal subunit protein uL4 produces MATAAAIPTTTVQSFENDMATDGAVPLPAVMKAPIRPDVVTYVHSNISKNARQPYAVSKKAGHQTSAESWGTGRAVSRIPRVAGGGTHRAGQAAFGNMCRGGRMFAPTKIWRRWHRKIPVNQKRYAVASAIAASAVPSLVLARGHRIESVPELPLVVSDSVESIEKTSNAIKALKQIGAYPDAEKAKDSHAIRPGKGKMRNRRYISRKGPLIVYGTEGAKLVKAFRNIPGVEICHVDRLNLLKLAPGGHLGRFIVWTKSAYEKLDGIYGSFDKASEKKKGYVLPRPKMANADLARIINSDEVQSVVRPIKKDVNKRATLKKNPLKNLNVLLKLNPYAKTARRMSLLAEAQRVKAKKEKLDKKRHQVTKEEASAIRAAGTSWFKTMISDSDYTEFENFTKWLGVTQ; encoded by the exons ATGGCAACAGCTGCGGCCATTCCCACCACCACCGTTCAATCCTTCGAAAATGACATGGCCACTGACGGCGCCGTTCCTCTACCCGCCGTCATGAAAGCTCCGATCCGACCCGACGTCGTAACCTACGTCCACTCCAACATTTCCAAAAACGCCCGTCAACCTTACGCCGTTTCGAAAAAAGCCGGTCaccaaacctccgctgagtcatGGGGTACTGGACGTGCTGTTTCACGTATCCCTCGTGTCGCCGGTGGTGGAACCCACCGTGCTGGGCAAGCTGCTTTCGGTAACATGTGTCGTGGTGGTCGCATGTTCGCTCCGACCAAAATCTGGCGCCGTTGGCACCGTAAGATCCCCGTTAACCAAAAGCGTTATGCTGTAGCTTCAGCTATTGCTGCGTCTGCAGTTCCTTCGCTTGTCCTCGCGCGTGGTCATCGTATTGAATCAGTTCCCGAGCTCCCTCTCGTTGTTTCGGATTCAGTTGAGAGTATTGAAAAGACATCTAATGCTATCAAAGCTTTAAAACAAATCGGTGCTTATCCTGATGCTGAGAAAGCTAAGGACAGTCACGCGATTCGTCCAGGTAAAGGTAAAATGCGTAACCGTAGGTACATTTCCCGTAAAGGTCCACTGATTGTGTACGGAACTGAAGGTGCTAAGCTAGTAAAAGCGTTCCGTAATATTCCTGGAGTCGAAATTTGCCATGTCGATCGATTGAATTTACTGAAGCTTGCTCCTGGAGGTCATTTAGGAAGGTTTATTGTGTGGACTAAATCGGCTTATGAGAAATTGGATGGGATTTATGGTTCATTTGATAAGGCGTCTGAGAAGAAGAAGGGATACGTGTTGCCTAGGCCGAAAATGGCGAATGCTGATCTGGCTAGGATTATTAATTCTGATGAGGTGCAGTCCGTTGTGAGGCCAATCAAGAAGGATGTTAATAAGAGGGCGACATTGAAGAAGAACCCACTTAAGAACCTGAATGTGCTGCTGAAGCTTAACCCATATGCAAAGACTGCAAGGAGAATGTCTCTTTTGGCTGAGGCTCAACGTGTTAAGGCTAAGAAAGAGAAGCTCGACAAGAAGAGGCATCAAGTCACTAAG GAGGAGGCATCAGCTATCAGGGCAGCAGGCACATCTTGGTTCAAGACAATGATTTCAGATTCTGATTACACAGAGTTCGAGAACTTCACAAAGTGGCTTGGCGTTACACAGTGA
- the LOC107759869 gene encoding patatin-like protein 2: protein MLTAPNKEGRPLFAAKDIIPFYLEQGPKIFPYGRGLLGSIKKMLKSLVRPKYNGKYLHKVIQEKLGQTRLCKTLTNIIVPTFDIKNLQPIVFSTFEAKEDPLMDARLSDICISTSAAPTYLPAHYFKNQDKDGHVQEFNLVDGGVAANNPVLVATSQVTKQIFLGDPDFSMDCGRFLVISLGTGSPKVKPKYNATTAIKWGLCRWLLNGGSSPIVDVLTQASDDMVNLPLSALLQALHSENNYLRIQDDTLSRTNSSVDISTKDNMDKLVEIGKNLLKKPVSRINSHTGLLEPCQNGGSNEESLKRFAKLLSEERRLRKSKAALRL, encoded by the exons ATGTTAACTGCACCAAACAAAGAGGGACGTCCTCTTTTTGCTGCTAAAGATATCATTCCGTTCTATCTTGAACAGGGCCCTAAGATTTTTCCATACGGAAG GGGATTGCTTGGATCAATAAAGAAGATGTTGAAATCTCTGGTTAGACCAAAGTATAATGGGAAATATCTTCACAAAGTTATACAAGAGAAGCTAGGCCAAACTCGATTGTGTAAAACGTTAACCAATATTATTGTTCCAACTTTTGATATCAAGAATTTGCAACCAATAGTCTTCTCTACATTTGAG GCCAAAGAAGATCCATTAATGGATGCTCGGTTATCTGATATTTGCATCAGCACATCTGCTGCTCCAACTTATCTTCCTGCACATTATTTCAAGAACCAAGACAAAGATGGACATGTTCAAGAATTCAATCTTGTAGATGGTGGAGTAGCAGCCAACAATCCA GTCCTCGTCGCTACAAGCCAAGTAACCAAACAAATTTTCCTTGGAGATCCAGATTTCTCAATGGATTGTGGTCGGTTCTTAGTAATCTCATTAGGTACTGGCTCACCAAAGGTGAAGCCGAAATACAATGCCACAACAGCAATCAAATGGGGTCTCTGCAGATGGCTGCTCAATGGTGGTTCTTCTCCAATTGTGGATGTTCTTACTCAAGCCAGTGACGATATGGTTAATTTGCCCTTGTCTGCTCTCCTCCAAGCGCTTCATTCTGAAAATAATTACCTTCGTATTCAG GATGACACGTTATCTCGGACAAACTCCTCTGTTGACATATCAACAAAGGATAACATGGACAAATTAGTTGAAATTGGGAAGAACTTGCTGAAGAAACCAGTTTCAAGGATAAATTCGCACACAGGTCTACTTGAACCATGTCAAAATGGTGGCTCAAATGAAGAAAGTCTGAAAAG GTTCGCGAAGTTGCTTTCAGAAGAAAGAAGACTTAGGAAATCCAAGGCAGCTTTAAGACTTTAA